A region from the Pseudomonas cucumis genome encodes:
- the ligD gene encoding DNA ligase D, whose amino-acid sequence MEKPLEKYRDMRDFEESPEPPGIAKPARGKRKGQAHALQYCIQKHDASHLHYDFRLELDGVLKSWAVPKGPSLDPKVKRLAIHVEDHPLDYATFEGTIPEGHYGAGDVIVWDRGVWIPQDDPAKAYTKGRLKFELKGEKLGGLWNLVRTHMPGKQEQWFLIKHQDSAARPDSEYDVVTAEPDSVLSDRSIVEKKHGAEKPKPIKKAPAKVRKEKSTQLTGARKAKLPELLKPELATLVESAPSGEWSYEIKFDGYRIMARIDHGNVKLFTRNGHDWTHKLPGQAEALAALGLESAWLDGEMVVANEQGVPDFQALQNAFDSGRSGNIVYYLFDLPYLNGVDLREVPVEERRAALATVLKPNENPLLRFSDAFGESPEALLNSACEMQMEGLIGKRLGSPYVSRRTNDWIKLKCKHRQEFIVVGFTDPKGARSAFGALLLGLHDRDSGELRYAGKVGTGFNEATLKRIHEQLKPLQTKKPSVVNPPSGFEAKGVHWLKPTLLAEVAFAEMTKDGSVRHAVFHGLRDDKPAEDITEELPKTVNTSASKAAKKKSVAEKPDTAAPKTAPSTAAPSQIGLAGGKVRITHPDRVIDASSGTTKMQLAEYYASVAEWILPQLKDRPVALVRAPDGIAGELFFQKNAERLAIPGIVTLDKELTGQPVMIINNAKALIGAVQMSTVELHTWNATSVDLDRPDRFVLDLDPDPALPWKSMIEATQLTLTVLDELGLKAFLKTSGGKGIHLIVPLTRKHGWDEVKDFSHAIVSHMAKLLPDRFSAVSGPKNRVGRIFIDYLRNGLGATTICAYAVRTREGLPVSVPIFREEVAELKGGNQWNVHNVHERLAEIGDEPWADLKKTRQTITADMRRRVGMKK is encoded by the coding sequence ATGGAAAAGCCACTCGAGAAGTACCGTGACATGAGAGACTTCGAAGAAAGTCCCGAACCCCCCGGTATTGCCAAACCTGCGAGAGGCAAACGCAAGGGCCAAGCGCACGCGCTACAGTATTGCATTCAAAAGCATGACGCCTCACACCTGCATTATGACTTTCGCCTGGAACTCGATGGCGTGCTGAAAAGTTGGGCCGTGCCCAAGGGGCCATCGCTGGACCCCAAGGTCAAGCGCCTGGCCATCCACGTCGAAGACCATCCGCTGGATTACGCCACGTTCGAGGGCACCATTCCCGAAGGGCATTACGGCGCCGGCGATGTGATCGTCTGGGACCGTGGGGTGTGGATTCCCCAGGACGATCCGGCCAAGGCATACACCAAGGGCCGGCTGAAATTCGAGCTGAAAGGAGAAAAGCTTGGCGGCCTGTGGAACCTCGTGCGCACGCACATGCCGGGCAAGCAGGAGCAGTGGTTTCTGATCAAACATCAAGACAGCGCCGCCAGACCCGACAGCGAATACGACGTGGTCACCGCCGAGCCGGACAGCGTGCTCAGCGACCGCAGCATCGTGGAAAAAAAGCACGGCGCTGAAAAGCCCAAACCGATCAAGAAAGCCCCGGCCAAGGTGCGTAAGGAAAAGTCGACACAACTGACGGGTGCGCGCAAAGCCAAGCTGCCGGAGCTGCTCAAACCTGAACTGGCAACGCTGGTCGAGTCCGCGCCGAGTGGCGAATGGAGCTATGAGATCAAATTCGACGGCTACCGGATCATGGCGCGTATCGACCATGGCAACGTCAAACTCTTCACCCGCAACGGTCACGACTGGACCCACAAATTACCCGGGCAAGCTGAGGCACTGGCAGCGCTGGGTCTGGAGTCGGCCTGGCTCGACGGCGAAATGGTGGTGGCCAACGAGCAGGGCGTTCCGGATTTTCAGGCGCTGCAAAACGCGTTCGATTCCGGCCGAAGTGGCAACATCGTTTACTACCTGTTCGACTTGCCCTACCTCAACGGCGTGGACCTGCGCGAAGTGCCTGTCGAGGAGCGCAGGGCGGCGCTGGCGACCGTGCTCAAGCCCAATGAAAACCCGCTGTTGCGATTCTCCGACGCCTTCGGCGAATCCCCGGAGGCCTTGCTCAACAGCGCCTGTGAAATGCAGATGGAGGGGCTGATCGGCAAACGCCTGGGGTCACCTTACGTGTCTCGGCGCACCAATGACTGGATCAAGCTCAAGTGCAAGCATCGGCAGGAATTCATCGTGGTCGGCTTCACCGACCCCAAAGGCGCGCGCAGTGCCTTTGGCGCGTTGTTGCTGGGGTTGCACGACCGCGACAGCGGTGAATTGCGCTATGCCGGCAAGGTTGGCACCGGGTTCAACGAGGCAACGCTCAAGCGCATTCACGAACAATTGAAACCGCTGCAGACGAAAAAGCCATCGGTGGTCAATCCGCCCAGCGGTTTTGAAGCCAAAGGTGTGCATTGGCTTAAACCCACACTGCTGGCGGAAGTGGCCTTCGCCGAAATGACCAAGGACGGTTCGGTGCGCCACGCCGTGTTCCATGGTTTGCGTGATGACAAGCCTGCCGAAGACATCACCGAGGAGTTGCCGAAAACCGTGAACACTTCAGCCTCGAAAGCAGCGAAGAAGAAATCCGTCGCTGAGAAGCCTGACACCGCCGCCCCAAAAACCGCCCCGTCGACTGCTGCGCCGTCGCAGATCGGCCTGGCCGGTGGCAAGGTGCGCATCACGCACCCGGACCGGGTGATCGACGCCAGCAGCGGCACCACCAAGATGCAACTGGCGGAGTACTACGCCAGCGTCGCCGAGTGGATTTTGCCGCAACTCAAGGACCGGCCCGTGGCATTGGTGCGCGCACCGGACGGGATCGCCGGCGAACTGTTCTTTCAGAAGAACGCCGAACGCCTGGCCATTCCGGGGATTGTGACCCTGGACAAGGAGCTGACGGGCCAACCGGTGATGATCATCAACAACGCCAAAGCACTGATCGGCGCGGTGCAGATGAGTACGGTGGAACTGCACACCTGGAACGCCACGTCAGTCGATCTGGATAGACCTGATCGCTTTGTCCTCGATCTCGACCCGGATCCGGCGTTGCCCTGGAAAAGCATGATCGAAGCGACTCAGCTAACCCTCACGGTGCTGGATGAACTGGGCCTCAAGGCGTTTCTCAAAACCAGCGGCGGCAAGGGGATTCACCTGATCGTACCGCTGACCCGCAAACACGGCTGGGACGAGGTCAAGGACTTCAGCCACGCGATTGTCAGTCACATGGCCAAATTACTGCCGGATCGCTTTTCTGCAGTGTCCGGACCGAAAAACCGCGTCGGGCGTATCTTCATCGACTACCTGCGCAACGGTCTGGGCGCCACCACTATTTGCGCCTACGCCGTGCGCACCCGCGAAGGGCTGCCGGTGTCGGTGCCGATCTTTCGGGAAGAGGTTGCCGAGCTCAAGGGCGGCAATCAATGGAACGTGCACAACGTGCATGAACGCCTGGCCGAGATTGGTGACGAACCCTGGGCCGACCTGAAGAAAACCCGACAGACGATTACTGCCGACATGCGGCGGCGGGTGGGGATGAAAAAGTAG
- a CDS encoding DUF3303 domain-containing protein produces the protein MLFIVRWSISPQHRNNTIERFLKTGGAPPEGVKMLGRWHAVGGASGFGVAEASDPVSIQKWVLEWSDLMSMEVHAALTDEQVAPLLAAAVGKQ, from the coding sequence ATGTTATTCATCGTCAGGTGGTCCATTAGTCCGCAACATCGTAACAACACGATTGAACGTTTTCTCAAGACCGGTGGCGCGCCACCCGAAGGCGTCAAGATGCTGGGGCGCTGGCATGCCGTCGGCGGCGCGAGCGGTTTTGGCGTTGCTGAGGCCAGTGATCCGGTGTCGATACAGAAGTGGGTGCTGGAATGGAGCGACCTCATGAGCATGGAAGTCCACGCGGCATTGACCGATGAACAGGTGGCTCCGCTGCTGGCTGCCGCAGTCGGCAAACAGTAG
- a CDS encoding nucleotidyltransferase domain-containing protein: protein MERFHPGGIDADGYILTVPNVEVQPQFQDLLVDVCMTLTRSEPLLDGIYLYGSVARGDAVPGVSDLDLTLILHSPPASQDLEMLESKRRTLESRHTEVIKIDFDIGSRSEVLAADNRLSWGYWLKHHCRCLWGNDLTRRFDRFKPSRDIAIAINGDFESVLTRYADLIDQAATPTQSLRLQREASRKLIRSTQVLRSEQELMWPQTLEEHVELFVQHYPCMRMQMFFFLSQARNPYAKPKEFTAQLRNFLIWMASETG, encoded by the coding sequence ATGGAACGATTCCATCCTGGTGGCATTGATGCAGACGGTTATATCCTCACCGTGCCCAACGTCGAAGTGCAGCCACAGTTTCAGGATTTGCTGGTGGATGTTTGCATGACGCTCACTCGGTCGGAACCTCTGCTCGACGGGATTTATCTTTATGGCAGCGTCGCTAGAGGCGACGCCGTGCCGGGGGTTTCCGACCTGGATCTAACCCTTATCCTGCACAGCCCTCCTGCGTCGCAGGATCTGGAAATGCTGGAGTCGAAAAGGCGCACGCTGGAAAGTCGGCATACCGAAGTCATCAAGATCGATTTCGATATCGGTAGTCGTTCTGAAGTATTGGCGGCTGACAATCGATTGAGCTGGGGGTATTGGCTCAAGCATCACTGTCGTTGCTTATGGGGCAATGATCTGACCAGGCGCTTCGACCGGTTCAAGCCGTCGCGTGATATCGCCATTGCCATAAATGGTGACTTCGAATCCGTACTGACCCGGTATGCCGATCTTATCGATCAGGCGGCGACACCGACGCAATCGCTACGCTTGCAACGCGAAGCCTCGCGCAAACTCATCCGGTCAACTCAAGTACTTCGCTCTGAACAGGAGCTGATGTGGCCGCAAACACTGGAAGAACATGTCGAGCTGTTTGTTCAGCATTACCCGTGTATGAGAATGCAGATGTTTTTTTTCTTGTCCCAGGCAAGGAACCCGTACGCCAAGCCAAAAGAGTTTACAGCTCAGTTGCGTAATTTTTTGATCTGGATGGCTTCAGAAACCGGTTGA
- a CDS encoding tetratricopeptide repeat protein produces MSKRDKRGNPVSYGSQEAIDALDRACDLLHAYQADPLAAADKIIAEHPDFALAYAFRAGAIATATDKAFDSELFKSLDAAERLAPKANDRERQHIHAVRAWFDGDWERAIETWGRVSMEHPRDLLALQFAHLGDFYLGYSHMLRDRVARVMPRWDNQIPGFGFVKGMYAFGLEEAGDYRQAEEQGREAVALNPQDGWAVHAVTHVMEMQGRSEEGAKYLSSSASAWAPNSMFAFHLWWHQALFLLEANDVAGAFRLFDEDISAGGFGQALELLDGSALLWRLSLLGHDVGDRWKGLAERWESRCEDGFYAFNDVNAMMSFVGSGNSRAQTQQLDTLKRAAAGTGTNAMMSREIGVPACEGLVAFGRGDYAQAIASLMPLRAKANRFGGSHAQRDVFSWTLTEAAIRLGNRTLAEALVAERLALKPESPINRAWKMRAGQLQSLPAGYRPLQDDAY; encoded by the coding sequence ATGAGCAAACGCGACAAGCGTGGCAATCCTGTTTCCTATGGCTCGCAGGAGGCAATCGATGCTCTGGATAGAGCTTGCGACTTGCTGCATGCCTACCAGGCCGATCCTCTGGCTGCGGCTGACAAAATTATCGCGGAGCACCCGGATTTTGCGCTGGCCTACGCCTTTCGTGCTGGCGCGATTGCGACTGCGACCGACAAAGCATTTGACTCAGAGCTGTTCAAAAGTTTGGACGCGGCAGAGCGGTTGGCACCGAAAGCGAATGATCGCGAGCGGCAGCATATCCATGCCGTACGCGCTTGGTTCGACGGCGACTGGGAGCGGGCAATCGAAACCTGGGGGCGTGTTTCGATGGAGCACCCCCGCGATCTGCTGGCATTGCAATTCGCCCATTTGGGCGACTTCTATCTAGGTTACTCGCACATGCTGCGTGATCGCGTGGCTCGTGTGATGCCGCGCTGGGATAACCAGATTCCTGGCTTTGGCTTTGTGAAAGGGATGTATGCCTTTGGCCTGGAAGAGGCAGGGGATTATCGGCAGGCCGAAGAGCAGGGGCGCGAGGCTGTTGCCTTGAACCCGCAGGATGGCTGGGCAGTGCATGCCGTCACCCATGTCATGGAAATGCAGGGCCGTAGCGAAGAGGGGGCCAAGTATCTTTCATCCAGCGCCAGTGCTTGGGCTCCCAATAGCATGTTTGCCTTCCATTTGTGGTGGCACCAAGCGCTATTCCTCCTTGAGGCCAATGATGTGGCGGGCGCGTTTCGTCTCTTTGATGAGGACATTTCAGCGGGTGGATTTGGTCAAGCGCTTGAGCTACTTGATGGATCAGCGCTGCTCTGGAGACTCTCTCTGCTCGGTCATGACGTTGGAGATCGGTGGAAAGGACTGGCCGAAAGATGGGAGTCCCGTTGTGAAGACGGCTTCTACGCCTTTAACGACGTGAACGCGATGATGTCATTCGTGGGTTCTGGAAACAGCCGTGCACAAACTCAGCAACTGGATACTCTGAAGCGGGCCGCTGCTGGCACTGGTACCAACGCCATGATGAGTAGAGAGATTGGTGTGCCGGCGTGCGAAGGGTTGGTGGCGTTTGGTCGTGGGGATTATGCCCAGGCTATAGCGTCGTTGATGCCGCTACGAGCCAAAGCCAACCGCTTCGGCGGTAGTCACGCGCAGCGTGATGTCTTCTCATGGACGCTGACCGAAGCCGCTATTCGTCTTGGCAACCGCACACTTGCCGAGGCACTGGTTGCCGAGCGCCTTGCATTGAAGCCTGAGAGCCCGATCAACCGCGCCTGGAAAATGCGCGCTGGTCAATTACAGTCGCTGCCTGCGGGATACCGTCCACTACAGGACGACGCTTACTGA